A genomic stretch from Candidatus Palauibacter polyketidifaciens includes:
- the kdsA gene encoding 3-deoxy-8-phosphooctulonate synthase, giving the protein MKPGRPSFFSGRRRTSLFLIAGPCVLEGDALNFEVADHLAELGERLDLPVTFKASFDKANRSSASSPRGPGLDEGLAALARVRDRSGLPLLTDIHLPEQAALAAEVVDALQIPAFLCRQTDLLRAAAATGRPVNVKKGQWMAPEDVGGVIGKLREAGAREMAVTERGFAFGYGRWVVDMRSFGLMREATGCPTVFDASHAVQLPGGEGSRSGGEPKHIGRLAAAAVAAGADGLFIEVHPDPGAAPSDGSNMLPLAELERVVDRALRVREVVAV; this is encoded by the coding sequence ATGAAGCCGGGGCGTCCCTCTTTTTTTTCGGGTCGCCGGCGTACATCGCTCTTTCTCATCGCGGGGCCGTGCGTGCTCGAGGGCGACGCCTTGAACTTCGAGGTCGCGGATCACCTGGCGGAGCTCGGGGAGCGGCTCGACCTGCCTGTGACCTTCAAGGCCTCGTTCGACAAGGCGAACCGGAGTTCCGCGTCGTCTCCCCGGGGACCGGGTCTCGACGAAGGCCTGGCCGCGCTCGCCCGCGTGCGCGACCGCTCCGGACTCCCGCTGCTCACCGACATTCACCTCCCCGAACAGGCGGCGCTCGCGGCGGAGGTCGTGGACGCCCTCCAGATTCCGGCTTTTCTCTGCCGGCAGACGGATCTGCTGCGGGCGGCGGCCGCCACGGGCCGGCCGGTGAACGTGAAGAAGGGGCAGTGGATGGCCCCGGAAGATGTCGGCGGCGTCATCGGGAAGCTCCGTGAGGCGGGGGCGCGGGAGATGGCGGTGACGGAGCGCGGGTTCGCCTTCGGCTACGGGCGGTGGGTCGTGGACATGCGGAGTTTCGGCCTCATGCGCGAAGCGACGGGTTGCCCGACGGTCTTCGACGCATCCCATGCCGTGCAGTTGCCGGGCGGGGAAGGGTCGCGAAGCGGCGGGGAGCCGAAACACATCGGGCGGCTCGCGGCGGCGGCGGTCGCGGCCGGGGCCGATGGCCTCTTCATCGAAGTGCACCCGGACCCGGGCGCGGCGCCTTCCGACGGGTCGAACATGCTGCCGCTCGCCGAACTCGAGCGTGTGGTGGACCGGGCGCTGCGCGTGCGCGAGGTCGTGGCGGTCTGA